The Oscillospiraceae bacterium genome contains the following window.
ACCACCGAGGCACAGCACGGTGCCGTGGGCGATTGGTACGCCCTGCCCCGCGTCAGTGTACAAAACACGATCTACCGCCAAATGAAAGACGGACAGTACACAATGCAGCAGCTCACGCCCGATGGTCTGCACCCGAACGACTTCGGCCACGGGCTTGTGGCAGAGGAGATTACAAAGCTGCTGGCAGATGTCAATGCCCAGCGGGACGAGCCGGAAGCCGAATCTCCGCTGCCCGCCCCGCTGACCGCCAACGCCTACGAAAACGCCCAACGGCTGACACTGCGCGAAGCCTGCCCCGCGCTGCACGGTTTCCGCGCCGACACGAGGGAAAAGCTTGGGCATCTCGACCACTGGAAAAACGGCTGGTTTGCCCAAAAGGCAGGGGATTCCCTGACCTTTACGGTGGACTGCAGCTGCCTTGCGGTGCAGTTCCGCCGCACGATCCAACGCCCCGCCCTGCAGGCGCAGCTGGTGATGGACGGCGACACCGCGCACCCGATTTTGCTGGACGGCAACTTTGACGAGGATTGGGGCGACAGTCTGGCGCTGACCCCGGTGCTGCACCACGCCCCCCGCGCCCGGCACACCGTGACGATCACAGCGCTTCCCTCCGCCGCCCCGGACCCGACACCGTTCTATCTGCTGTCGCTGATTCTTGCTTAAGGCAACACCGCACAATTCCCGCCTTACGGCTTAAGCACCGCTCCAGCGGCTTCGGCACGGCATCTGCGTTGCCAAAATGCTCGATAATACACAAAGTATTATCTGCGCTTTTGGCTTAGCAGCTGCCGCACCTCGCTCGCCGTATCGGCACTTAGAATTATGCGGTATTGCCTTGACCCTGAAAGCCGGACAAAAGCGTGATTGCTTTTGCCCGGCTTATCGTTTATAATAGATACAAAATCATAGGAAGGCGGTTTTGTATATGGCACCGATTACCCGCGAACAGGCATTGGAAAACGCTTTGGCATCTTCGCGCATGGAAGGGTACGAGGTTACGGAACAGACTCGCATAGATTGCCGCCGCCTGATGGACGGCAAAGTAGATGCCCGCACCTTGGCTGCCGAAATTCTGGCACGGCGCAGGGCGCAGCGAGGGTAAAATGCCATGGCAAACTATGCAGTGGATTCTTTGCAGGATGGGTGCTATCCGGGTACGGTTGTATTGATAAACACATTGAACATTCGTAATCAAGCGGATTTGGACGCTGTGGAAGGTACGATCGTTCCTGCCAAGGCTGCTTTATGGGAAGAAAAACCTTTAGCAGAAAGTTTCGATTTTGCGCATTACTGTGCGATTCATCGCTTTTTGTTTGAAGATTTATACGAATGGGCGGGTAAGCCGCGCACCGTAGATATTGCAAAGAAAGGCACGCAGTTTTGCCTCGCTGCGCAAATTGAAAGTACATCAAGTGCGATTTTTTCCAGATTAGAGAAGCAATGCTTTCTTGTGGGGTTAGATAAAGCACATTTCATTTCTGCCATAGTAGATTTATACGAACGGACAAATGAACTTCACCCATTCCGCGAAGGCAACGGCAGGACCCAGCGTGTTTTTCTTTCGCAGCTTGCCCGCCATGCGGGATATGTCATTGATTTTGCCCGTGTTGACCCGGATGATTTGATGATTGCCACAATTCAGGCTGCAGGCGGCGTGGATGATTTTTTGAAAGAGCTATTTGGCGAAATGATTTCCGAATAGTGTATTGGCTCTGTCCAAGTCTTCTATTTCTTTGGCTCCCTGAATTTCTGCCCATTCGTAGTTGACCACCATTTGACAACTACTGTGCAGCGGCACCACAAAACGCCAAAAAAAAGGGGGGGCTGTTGCACATCCCCCTCTAAAAAAGAAAGACCGAAGTAAAAAGCCAAAAAAGGCTTTACAACTTCGGTCTTTTGCTTTAAGTTAATAGTTGTGAAAGAAACTCAAAAGCAAGAACAGCATATCGAAATTTTGGAAAAAAGTCAACAGTTAAAATTTCGGATGCCGACAGAAATAAGAATATCGAAACACAACGCGCTCTATCAGGCAAGCACCCAGCTTGAGGGACTGGATTTCACAAAGTTGTATAGCGTTTATTCGGAAATCCGAAAATTGCGGATAGAGCCGCGTGTGTTATTTAAAGTTCTGGTGTGCGCCTACATGAAGGGCGTATATTCCAGCCGTAAAATAGAGGATCTGTGCAGGGAGAATATGGTATTCCGCTGGATGCTGGAGGATCAGAAAGCGCTGGATCACTGCACCATAGCAAGATTTCGGAGCAACCGTAACCTGTAGGAAGCGTTCGAGGATTTGTTCTTTCAATATGTAAAGAAGCTGGAGGATAAAGGGTATACCGAGCACTCTGAGGTGTTTGTGGATGGAACCAAAATCGAAAGCATGGCAAATCGGTATACATTCGTATGGCTAAAGCAGGTAAGCAAACAGCTTGAGAAAATCAAGACAAGGTTGAAAGAGCTGGTATGTCCGCAAGGAAATCTGACCTCGACTAAGGTTGAGAAAAGACCGGAACAGCTCAATGCGGAAATCGAGGCGCAGGGCATTGAAGTGAAAAAAGGCCGCGGGCATCATAAGCCGGAGATCGTTCGGGAGCGGGATGAACTGGCTCTCTTGTATAGCCGCTGGATGGAGTATAACAGAAAGAAGGCAATTTGCGGGGAGAATCGCAACAGCTATTCCAAGACAGACACAGATGCCACTTTTATGCATATGAAAGACGACCATATGCGCAATGGTCAGCTAAAACCCGGATATAATGTTCAGTTTGCTGTCAACAGCGGTTTCATAACCGACATTGGCGTATTCAGCAACAGAACGGACTTCGGCACGCCGATTCCGTTTTTGACCTATTTATGGCATAAGCATGGAAAATCCTAACCTGTCGCACTTTTTACCGCAGAACAGAAATAAGCCCCTGTCATATGGATTCATTTTGAAATTCTGCATAACATATGGAACCGGACTTCGAAGCCCTTTGCGTATACCCGGTTACGATATACACATTTTAGGTCTGAGGAATTTTTCCCAGCATTAGGCGAGTCCTTTCACAATTTCCAGAATATACGCAGCAGGCAGAGTGCTTGGCAGGGAAATTAGCAATCCGTCTTTCTGGATGCGAATCTGCAGGTGCGGTGATTCTCACCGTTTATGGACGTTTATTTCGCCTGTATGCCCACAAAACGCAAACTGCCGTTACCGCTGGTGAAGCGGTAACGGCAGGGCAGGTTGTTGGGTATGTGGATTCAACTGGCAACCATCTGCATTTTGAGGTCATGCAGGGCTGGGTTAGGGTTGATCCGCTGAGCTTGCATTCTTTAAAGTATATTCGCTTTACTGCTTTTGTTTTGCCAGAAGCGCCGCACCTATGACCCCGGCGTGGTAACCCAGCGTACAGGTCGTAATCCTCGTATGCTTTTGGGCAAAGGCATTGCCGAACACCATCGGTTCCACTGCTGCACGCAGTGGTTTCAAAAGTGCCTCTCCCTGATTTGCCACGCCGCCTGAAAGTCCAATGACTTCCGGGAAAAAGATATTAATGAGGTTTGCTACTCCAACCGCCAAGTAATGAATATAATGTTCCACCACTTCCTGAGCCGCAATATCGCCTTGGACTGCGGCATCGAAGGCGGTTCGTCCTGTTATAGCATCCTCCCGCGGGGCCAGCGTATGTAGCAGGCTCTGCGGGTGGGCACGGTATGTCTCTGCCGTCATTCGGATCAAAGCCGTTGCACTTGCGAGGCTTTCAAAGCATCCACACCGCCCGCAAGTGCAGCGTGGTGCATCGAGGCTGTCCATAATCACCATATGCCCAGGCTCTGAGGCTACACCAGTATAGCCAGTTAGAAGTTTTCCTTGCAGCACTACGCCACCGCCTATGCCGGTGCCCAATGTCACGATGACCGCGCTTTCTGCACCTTTGGCGCAGCCCGCCAGCGCCTCACCCAAGGCTGCCACATTGGCATCATTACCGATATAAACTGGCAGACCTGTACGACTCTGCAAATATTCTGCCATATTAAAATTATGCCAATTCAAGTTGTTAGAATAGAGCACCCGGCCACGATCCACCGAACCAGGGCAACCGACACCGATTGCTTCCACCCACTCCCCCGAGGCCAACTCTGTGCAGAGCTTCACTATGTCATCGCACACAGCCTCGGACGAACGCGGGAGCGCCGTGGGCACTGATGCTTCTCGCAGGATTTTCCCTTCCTCCGTCACCAGCGCCGCCTTAATATTGGTTCCACCTAGGTCAACGCCCAAATATGCCATACCAAGTCCTCCTTTACTGCTTCAGGGTAGTTTCTGCGCTGATTCTCTTTGCGTTACAAAATCAATCAGCTAGCACGGGAAGTGGAGTGGCTCACCGTGTTATCCCCAATGCTGATGTCTATTCTTATTTCGAAGCAAAAATGACATATTTAGTTTTCAGAATGTATCTGCCACACTACGCACTTGCAAGCTTTCTCGCAACTGTTCTGCTGTCACTCCCGGCGCCACAGAGTCCTTTTCCAGTGCGACATGTACACCCTGCGGTGTACACAAGGAGAAGTAGTTATCGGAGAATGGGCGGTCAGTCAAGTTTGTTTCTATCTCCACTTGATGCGCATAACAATCGCTTTTTACGTAAATATCAAACACATTACCGCAGTCCAGCACATGCACTGTGTAGTTCGGTCGTGGTAACTCCATTTGTTTGGGTCGACAGAACAGCGTGCTGGCATATGCGCCGGTATTGTTCTTTTCGCACAACCGATACGCAACAAATACCGTATCCTGTCCGCGTTCCGCCAACTCCTGCATAAAGTCAACCGGATCCAGTTCTGTCACGCTGAGAGGCGGCACCTGAACCGGCACCTCCATATGAGCCAAAAGACCATAAGCCGTGTCTCTCAGCTCTACCTCAACCGTGCCCTCAAGCGCTGTGCGACTGTCGTTGTGAACCCACATCCGCAGTTTGGCATCTTCCGCCTTTGCCGTCACCATACGCGGCGAAAAAAAGCGGCGTGCATAATAGTGCAACGCTTTCCAGCGTCCGAAATAATCAATACTGGCCCACGATGCCACCGGCCAGCAGTCGTTGAGCTGCCAGTAAATGGCGCCCATGCAGCGGCCTCTGTTACGTCGCCAGTGTTCCACGCCGTGCCGCATCGCTTCCGCCTGCAAAAGCTGCGAAATATAGAGCAGACTGTCAAAGTCCTTCGGGTAGCGGTAATAGCTGGAAATATAGAACATGATCAATCCATTGGCTGCACCGTTTTTCTGATGGCTTTCCATCACGGGAGAAAAAATATTACGGTCACTTGGCTCTGTGAAAGTCTCAATGGTTTTGCGCCCGGGGAATGATTCAAATCCAAATTCAGAGCAAAAACGGAAATAGAACTTTTCGTAATCTGTAAAGGGCTTCATTCTATGCCATACGTCCCAATAATGGACATCTCCCCGATTCTCGGCATTCGGATCATCGAAGGAACCACCCGAGGAGGGCGAGGAGGGCCAGTAAAACACGTCCGGCGCATTAATCTGTGCTTCCTGCGAGATTACGTATTCGAACATCTTGATGTAGTCTGCTTTCAGCGCAGGATGGTGCGTTACCACGTCTTCCCAGCCCACCCAGCCAAGCTCCATTTCGTTGTTACCGCATAGAAGACCCAAGCATGCGTGATGACGAATGCGCAGCAGATTGTCCCGCAGCTCTGCACGAATATTCTCTTCAAACGCCGCATCCATCCGGTACACATTACAGGCAAACATTGCATCCTGCCAGACGATCAAGCCAAGGCGATCGCAGGCGTCGTAGAACCAATCATCGGGATAGTAGCCACCGCCCCATACGCGGATTGTGTTGAAGTTGGCAGCGGCGCAATCCTTCAGAAGACGCAGCGTCTGCTCGGGCGTAACTCTCGTGACTACACTGTCCTCGGGTATATAGTCAGCTCCCATGGCGAATATCTTGACACCATTGACCCGAAAACAGAATTCCTCACCCCATTCATCCTGATTACGGCTTATCGTCAACTCCCGCAGACCAATCTGCTTGTGCCAGTCATCCAGCACTTGACTATCTTTGTCATGCAGTTCCACATTCAAAGTATACAGAGGCTGCTCGCCATACGTGTTCGGCCACCACAGTTGCGGAGATTTCAGCACGAAAGATACCGCTGCTGTTTCCTCTGCGGACACACTTTGTGCATATAGCGCATCTCCTGACGGCGAAGTGAGTGTGCAGCAGACAGTGTAACTCTCTAAGTCTGCAAGTTGGGCGAGACGCACTTTCGTTTGAAGGAAGACCGTTCCGGTGCAATGTTCCTGCTTTATGCGCACGTCGGCGATGCGCGCGTCCGAAAAAGCGCACAACTCCACCGGGCGCCAGATACCTGCATCCGGCAGTTGGGGACCCCAATCCCAGCCGAACATACAATGTGCTTTTCGTAAATAATTGTTTCCGCGGATACAGCCCTTTGCCACATAGTGTATGGAGGGATCCTGACCTTTTTCCCGGATAAATTTCAACGAAGATCGAAAGATAATTTCCAGATGGTTTTCGCCCCTTTTCAATTTGCCGGCAACCGGCAAACGCCATGTGCGATGCATATTATCCACCGACGCGAGGAACTCACCGTTCAATCGAATATCAGCCAGGGTGTCCAGTCCGTAAAAGACCAATTCGGCATACTCCTGCTTCAGAATCTCCTTTTGCGGTACAAAGCACAGCGTGTAGCAAAAGTCCTGATTAAACAGCTCTCGGACTTCATACTCGTTTTTTCGATAAAAGGGATCACATACCAGTTTTGC
Protein-coding sequences here:
- a CDS encoding glycoside hydrolase family 2 protein, giving the protein MLDAKLVCDPFYRKNEYEVRELFNQDFCYTLCFVPQKEILKQEYAELVFYGLDTLADIRLNGEFLASVDNMHRTWRLPVAGKLKRGENHLEIIFRSSLKFIREKGQDPSIHYVAKGCIRGNNYLRKAHCMFGWDWGPQLPDAGIWRPVELCAFSDARIADVRIKQEHCTGTVFLQTKVRLAQLADLESYTVCCTLTSPSGDALYAQSVSAEETAAVSFVLKSPQLWWPNTYGEQPLYTLNVELHDKDSQVLDDWHKQIGLRELTISRNQDEWGEEFCFRVNGVKIFAMGADYIPEDSVVTRVTPEQTLRLLKDCAAANFNTIRVWGGGYYPDDWFYDACDRLGLIVWQDAMFACNVYRMDAAFEENIRAELRDNLLRIRHHACLGLLCGNNEMELGWVGWEDVVTHHPALKADYIKMFEYVISQEAQINAPDVFYWPSSPSSGGSFDDPNAENRGDVHYWDVWHRMKPFTDYEKFYFRFCSEFGFESFPGRKTIETFTEPSDRNIFSPVMESHQKNGAANGLIMFYISSYYRYPKDFDSLLYISQLLQAEAMRHGVEHWRRNRGRCMGAIYWQLNDCWPVASWASIDYFGRWKALHYYARRFFSPRMVTAKAEDAKLRMWVHNDSRTALEGTVEVELRDTAYGLLAHMEVPVQVPPLSVTELDPVDFMQELAERGQDTVFVAYRLCEKNNTGAYASTLFCRPKQMELPRPNYTVHVLDCGNVFDIYVKSDCYAHQVEIETNLTDRPFSDNYFSLCTPQGVHVALEKDSVAPGVTAEQLRESLQVRSVADTF
- a CDS encoding Fic family protein, giving the protein MANYAVDSLQDGCYPGTVVLINTLNIRNQADLDAVEGTIVPAKAALWEEKPLAESFDFAHYCAIHRFLFEDLYEWAGKPRTVDIAKKGTQFCLAAQIESTSSAIFSRLEKQCFLVGLDKAHFISAIVDLYERTNELHPFREGNGRTQRVFLSQLARHAGYVIDFARVDPDDLMIATIQAAGGVDDFLKELFGEMISE
- a CDS encoding antitoxin VbhA family protein is translated as MAPITREQALENALASSRMEGYEVTEQTRIDCRRLMDGKVDARTLAAEILARRRAQRG
- a CDS encoding M23 family metallopeptidase — translated: MAGKLAIRLSGCESAGAVILTVYGRLFRLYAHKTQTAVTAGEAVTAGQVVGYVDSTGNHLHFEVMQGWVRVDPLSLHSLKYIRFTAFVLPEAPHL
- a CDS encoding SGNH/GDSL hydrolase family protein — translated: MNTTKLKSVLCRAAAGEELTIGFLGGSITQGSLTTQPENTYAYRVYRWWCETFPQAKFHYVNGGIGGTDSLYGVSRAVTDLLMYQPDFVVLDFSVNDTRNTFCQETYEGAVRRILSWPSRPALVLLHNIYYDSGLTTEAQHGAVGDWYALPRVSVQNTIYRQMKDGQYTMQQLTPDGLHPNDFGHGLVAEEITKLLADVNAQRDEPEAESPLPAPLTANAYENAQRLTLREACPALHGFRADTREKLGHLDHWKNGWFAQKAGDSLTFTVDCSCLAVQFRRTIQRPALQAQLVMDGDTAHPILLDGNFDEDWGDSLALTPVLHHAPRARHTVTITALPSAAPDPTPFYLLSLILA
- a CDS encoding transposase — protein: MLFKVLVCAYMKGVYSSRKIEDLCRENMVFRWMLEDQKALDHCTIARFRSNRNL
- a CDS encoding ROK family protein, with the protein product MAYLGVDLGGTNIKAALVTEEGKILREASVPTALPRSSEAVCDDIVKLCTELASGEWVEAIGVGCPGSVDRGRVLYSNNLNWHNFNMAEYLQSRTGLPVYIGNDANVAALGEALAGCAKGAESAVIVTLGTGIGGGVVLQGKLLTGYTGVASEPGHMVIMDSLDAPRCTCGRCGCFESLASATALIRMTAETYRAHPQSLLHTLAPREDAITGRTAFDAAVQGDIAAQEVVEHYIHYLAVGVANLINIFFPEVIGLSGGVANQGEALLKPLRAAVEPMVFGNAFAQKHTRITTCTLGYHAGVIGAALLAKQKQ